GGTGTCCTACGATATGACTACTTCCATGATAATGGTAGGGGTGAGCTATACCTTTGATAAGGTAATGTGACGTATCACGAAAATCATTTTCTTCGGCACTTCTCATGGCAAACACCACTTAGGCAACTTTTTAATTTTTAGGTCTTTTAGTATTACGATTAGAACTTAAGAAGAATAGCATTACATGCTAATATTCAAATTACACAAATTCTAATCAAAGAGCTTTAGTTAGGTTCATTCAGAAAATTTTCCATAAACCTCAAAGTAAAAATTTGAGGTTTTTTTATGGCATATATTACTACTATTTTTGCCGATTTCCAGTGCTTCTTGATTTTCTTGTGAAGAAAATAACGGAAAAGGTGCTGTTTGTCTGCATTGTTTAGAGCTTTAGTTTGACATTTTTTTTAAAAACGAAAGTCAAATTGCTTTTAAATGCGCTATGAATTTACGACAATTAAGTTAAAAATGTGCACACCTGATTGTACACCTTTTATTTGTTATTCTTTGATATTATCTGATGCCATTAAAAACAAAAAACACTGATAATCATACGATTAACAGTGTTTTGTTTAAACCTATTTCTAGGTTCGTCGGGATGACAGAACTAAATTGTCAAGCCATAATATTTTCATTACCAGACATTTAGTCCGTTTCAATAAACCGAGGTAACCGTAAAGGTAACCTATAGTATAAATTTTATTTCTTATTGTAAATATACTTTAATATTCGAAACTAAAAAACAATATATTACGCTAAATTCTATTTTTTTGAACTCAAAAACAGCTGACTTTTATAAACCCAACTATATTTTTAAAAAATTAAATCTAAGGATTCATTTAAGAGGTTCTTATTTCCCTTTCATGAGTTTTTCTAAATACTCAATTTTTTCTTGTTCAGCTTGAAGCAATCGCTCGTAAAGTTTTTTATTGTCTTCATGGGCTTCTAAAAGCTTATCGAGTGGATTGAATGTACAGCCATAATTAACTGCCGATGAATTGTCAACGTGATAGGTGTTCCCGATTATATTTAAAACAGCCTCGTCAGAAAAATTCTCAATTCCTTCTTTTGTTACCCCAAGAATAGTTGCAATCTGTTCCAATTTGTCATTTTCAATCTTTTCAGATTGTTCAATTTTAGAAACAGCCTGTTGGCTAATACCTAATTCTTCGGCTAAGGTTTCTTGTTTCATCCCCCTAAGCTCTCTAATACGGCTTATTTTTCTACCGATATGGTTTGATTTTGTTGCTGCTTCCATATTCCAAATATAGCTTTTTTTTCAAAATTTAGACTAGTTGTATCTCACAAATTTATTTGCGTAAAATACAATCAGCTGTGGTTCGATACCTCTTGATTTTGCATTTAATTTATGTAAATATCAAAAATCATGAAAGACAATGAGATACTAAAATTCCCTTTACGGGAAGAACTTATAAATTTACTACAAGAGGAACTACCATTACATTCCGTTTATGTTATAAGCTTTTCTTCAGAAATAAAGAGACAAGAGATTTTTTTGACACCTAAATGCAATAGCAAAAATGAAATGTTTACCTACACTTTACTTATTATTGGATTTAAATCACCAAGTAAAAACCTATCTGAATTTATGGAGGAGCTATATGTAAAGACGAAACAGGGCTGTAGGGTTAACATCATTTTTCATACCCTTTCTAATATCAAAGAAAGAATAGAAATAGGCGATAACTTTTTAACTAGAATCATATCCCAGACGCCCTGCATGTACAAAATGGACAATGCATTATATAGATTCAGCCGAATTAAGCTGTTCTTTCACAGTAGCATATACAAAAGGATTAAAAAAGAGTGGAAAAGTCGCATCCATCGGGCAGACTATCTACTTGCTGTTGTCAATACAAACGATGAAAAAAAAGACGCTAACTCAAAACTTGCTGTAATGCATTTTGCTTTAGAGCAGGTATGTCTAAGTCTTTTGCTTATTTTCTGGGAATACAAGCCACATTTCTATTCCTTATCCTATTTAATGCAATTATGCAGTCATTTCACTGAGTTGCCAAATAAAGTATTTCCTAAAACCACATTCGGTTTACAGCGCCAATTTTATATGTTATGTAATGCGCAGCATATTCTGCGTTTCAAAGTCACTAATGAATTTTCAAATAAGGATGCAGATAAGGTTTACAAAC
The sequence above is drawn from the Cellulophaga sp. Hel_I_12 genome and encodes:
- a CDS encoding helix-turn-helix domain-containing protein; the encoded protein is MEAATKSNHIGRKISRIRELRGMKQETLAEELGISQQAVSKIEQSEKIENDKLEQIATILGVTKEGIENFSDEAVLNIIGNTYHVDNSSAVNYGCTFNPLDKLLEAHEDNKKLYERLLQAEQEKIEYLEKLMKGK